From one Candidatus Eremiobacterota bacterium genomic stretch:
- a CDS encoding O-antigen ligase family protein, translating to MQGTFKDRLIPLLSGLFVASLIIIAWGKIQIELAYHISLSIGGKTKCLIFGLFALYLITRLLRRDFQGARSLSDPLTVFTLFCTASLLWATRPDLVFLTDNLLPALLGYYMLRYLLEKGRGDGIEYLRVLVLFVVLLILRGPADATGNFLTDPTVMSTASEHHTITAMIILAVMPVTFALLVMDRSRQWWYRSALVVMFLGMILANSRIGWFTLFPLLLFLLWAFPSRPLQLFCGGLFAFAVLAFLVMFPHLHGRFMTLFNIGHDNDFLLRIQCWQCTFQMIRDHLLLGVGFSVNTFMEHGEKIVPGFMYGHAHNLFLTVLVLTGLVGLALLLWIMVKIARGLIFFKRHAGEAFAPLAAGLGGSFLALFLMNLPDVLLNSCRATLVASLLMAFLFHHCRERGGAC from the coding sequence ATGCAAGGCACTTTTAAAGACAGGCTTATTCCCCTTCTCTCAGGCCTTTTCGTTGCCTCTCTCATCATTATCGCCTGGGGAAAGATCCAGATAGAGCTCGCCTATCACATCAGCCTCAGCATCGGGGGAAAGACCAAGTGCTTGATATTCGGGCTCTTTGCCCTCTACCTGATCACGAGGCTGCTGCGCCGCGATTTCCAGGGGGCGAGGTCTCTCTCAGACCCGCTCACGGTCTTTACCCTGTTCTGTACCGCTTCCCTTCTCTGGGCCACAAGGCCTGATCTGGTATTTCTCACCGATAACCTGCTGCCGGCGCTCCTTGGCTATTACATGCTGCGCTATCTTCTGGAGAAGGGTCGGGGTGACGGCATTGAGTACCTGAGGGTCCTCGTGCTTTTCGTGGTCCTTCTCATTCTTCGGGGGCCTGCCGATGCCACGGGGAATTTTCTCACCGATCCCACGGTGATGAGTACCGCTTCGGAGCATCATACCATCACTGCCATGATCATCCTGGCCGTGATGCCGGTGACCTTTGCGCTCCTCGTGATGGACAGGAGCCGTCAATGGTGGTATCGCAGTGCCCTTGTGGTGATGTTCCTGGGGATGATCCTTGCCAATTCCCGCATCGGGTGGTTCACCCTTTTCCCCCTTCTCCTCTTTCTTCTCTGGGCATTCCCTTCGCGCCCCCTGCAGCTGTTCTGCGGAGGGCTCTTTGCCTTTGCCGTGCTTGCCTTTCTTGTCATGTTCCCCCATCTTCATGGAAGGTTCATGACGCTCTTCAACATAGGGCATGACAATGATTTTCTGCTCCGTATCCAGTGCTGGCAGTGCACGTTTCAGATGATCCGCGACCATCTGCTGCTGGGTGTGGGGTTTTCAGTCAACACCTTCATGGAGCATGGCGAGAAGATTGTTCCGGGCTTCATGTACGGCCATGCCCACAACCTTTTTCTCACGGTGCTTGTCCTCACTGGGCTCGTGGGGCTGGCGCTCCTGTTGTGGATCATGGTAAAGATAGCCAGGGGGCTCATCTTTTTCAAGAGGCACGCCGGGGAAGCCTTTGCACCCCTGGCGGCAGGCCTTGGGGGAAGCTTTCTTGCCCTCTTTCTGATGAATCTTCCCGACGTGCTCTTAAACAGCTGCAGGGCGACGCTCGTGGCGAGTCTTTTGATGGCCTTCCTTTTTCATCACTGCAGGGAGAGGGGCGGCGCCTGTTAG
- the dut gene encoding dUTP diphosphatase produces the protein MEELTIACRKLPPHLCETLPRYQTEGSSGMDLHANIEAPIVLHPGEYRLIPCGIALSIPRGFEGQVRPRSGLAAKHGITILNAPGTIDSDYRGEVCVVLINMGKEDYTVKPLDRIGQIIFTPVARALLVKREMLDDTARSDGGFGHTGIEGTPPEA, from the coding sequence ATGGAAGAACTCACCATCGCCTGCCGGAAGCTTCCCCCCCATCTTTGCGAAACGCTTCCCCGCTATCAGACCGAGGGGTCATCGGGCATGGATCTCCATGCCAATATCGAAGCCCCCATAGTGCTCCATCCCGGTGAATACAGGCTTATCCCCTGCGGGATTGCCCTCTCGATTCCCCGGGGGTTCGAAGGGCAGGTGAGGCCCAGGAGCGGGCTTGCGGCGAAGCATGGCATCACCATCCTGAATGCCCCCGGCACCATAGACAGCGACTACCGCGGGGAGGTATGCGTCGTGCTCATCAACATGGGGAAAGAGGACTACACGGTGAAGCCTCTTGACAGGATAGGCCAGATAATTTTCACCCCTGTGGCAAGGGCCCTGCTCGTGAAGCGCGAAATGCTCGATGATACCGCCCGCAGCGACGGCGGGTTCGGCCATACGGGGATCGAGGGCACCCCCCCGGAGGCCTAA
- a CDS encoding caspase family protein, translating into MMKKRTRHLAAPMFLVMLLASCLILSGCGGGSGDSGGGYYYGGGGGTVTNPPVVTSVANSQGGTSLASGNECVISGTDFGSTRGLRADTTRSKVTFMSTTIGGSSVDAAVYNSWSTTQIKCIVPDLTIGQKYVVVVTIVTGGESINSSITESTANTITAIAQSAPIITALSPNAATVGTTTTLTITGNYFGTTQGSVTFQKGTETPITVSTFSQWTNTYLVLTSPSSLVQGTYNVTVTNVTGTSSASSFQVLPSGSPLITSISPSSIAQSSTSTVILTGSGFGAAQGTGYVSFQRGTETPVTVTTGLSWADTQISCPVPAAIAATASTVNVSLMNGSSLPSNSVPLTIGSSGPGKVYALFVGINDYPTSPLNWCVNDVNGLKGCLTTSALWSGASMTTLSNSAATKSAIQNAISTMASQVTASDMFLMYYSGHGSNSGGGTYIVPIDFEGQASRCISATELNTWVSAVNTSAKKVIIFDSCYSGGFIGKGKGAMKSRYIALPGSAENFQGKDLARQLESISNLVFLAASRGSQTSLESSGLEHGVFTYYLMEGLGNGTTIGPAAATGGSSISASQAFNYASPKVQLYVDDGSQTPQLQNNYSGSLIIKQ; encoded by the coding sequence ATGATGAAAAAGCGTACTCGGCATCTTGCAGCACCAATGTTTCTGGTGATGCTCCTTGCATCGTGCCTCATCCTCAGCGGATGCGGCGGAGGAAGCGGCGACAGCGGAGGAGGATACTACTATGGCGGAGGAGGAGGAACCGTAACGAATCCCCCCGTGGTAACGAGCGTAGCCAACAGCCAGGGAGGCACAAGCCTTGCGTCCGGCAATGAATGTGTCATCAGCGGCACCGATTTCGGCTCCACCCGCGGGCTGAGAGCTGACACCACCAGGAGCAAGGTCACCTTCATGAGCACCACCATCGGCGGATCAAGCGTTGATGCAGCCGTTTACAATTCATGGAGCACCACCCAGATCAAGTGCATAGTGCCCGATCTTACCATAGGGCAGAAATATGTGGTCGTGGTCACCATAGTCACGGGAGGAGAATCGATAAACTCCTCTATAACAGAATCAACAGCCAACACGATCACGGCCATAGCGCAGAGCGCGCCCATCATCACCGCCCTTTCACCCAATGCAGCGACGGTGGGCACCACCACCACCCTCACCATCACGGGCAACTACTTCGGGACCACCCAGGGCTCCGTCACCTTCCAGAAGGGCACGGAGACGCCCATCACGGTCAGCACCTTCTCACAGTGGACCAATACTTACCTCGTGCTTACCAGTCCTTCATCTCTGGTGCAGGGAACCTATAACGTGACGGTCACCAACGTGACGGGCACGAGCAGCGCCTCGTCATTCCAGGTGCTCCCTTCGGGATCGCCCCTCATCACCTCAATCTCGCCTTCATCAATCGCCCAGAGCAGCACTTCAACAGTCATCCTCACGGGAAGCGGCTTTGGTGCAGCCCAGGGAACGGGGTACGTCTCCTTCCAGCGCGGCACCGAGACGCCTGTCACCGTCACGACAGGTCTCAGCTGGGCAGATACACAGATCTCATGTCCCGTGCCCGCCGCCATTGCCGCAACGGCAAGTACGGTGAATGTCTCCCTCATGAATGGGAGCAGCCTCCCGAGCAATTCGGTGCCTCTCACCATAGGGAGCTCCGGCCCAGGTAAAGTATATGCGCTCTTCGTGGGCATCAATGATTACCCCACAAGCCCCCTCAACTGGTGCGTGAACGATGTGAACGGCCTCAAGGGATGCCTTACCACGAGCGCCCTCTGGAGCGGCGCTTCCATGACGACCCTCTCCAACAGCGCTGCCACCAAGAGCGCCATCCAGAACGCCATAAGCACGATGGCAAGCCAGGTCACCGCCAGTGACATGTTCCTGATGTACTATTCAGGCCATGGGTCAAACTCTGGGGGAGGAACTTATATCGTCCCTATTGACTTTGAAGGGCAGGCCTCACGGTGCATCAGCGCAACGGAGCTCAACACGTGGGTATCTGCCGTCAACACGAGCGCAAAGAAAGTCATCATCTTTGACTCCTGCTATTCAGGGGGGTTCATCGGAAAAGGCAAAGGTGCCATGAAGTCGCGCTACATAGCGCTCCCGGGCTCAGCTGAGAACTTCCAGGGCAAAGACCTCGCCCGCCAGCTTGAATCCATCTCCAACCTGGTATTCCTTGCCGCAAGCCGCGGCTCGCAGACTTCGCTGGAGAGCTCAGGCCTTGAGCATGGCGTGTTCACCTACTACCTCATGGAGGGCCTGGGGAACGGCACAACCATAGGGCCCGCCGCAGCAACGGGGGGATCCTCGATATCAGCATCTCAGGCCTTTAACTATGCAAGCCCCAAGGTGCAGCTCTATGTCGATGACGGGAGCCAGACACCGCAATTACAGAACAACTATTCAGGGAGCCTTATCATCAAGCAATAG
- a CDS encoding DegT/DnrJ/EryC1/StrS family aminotransferase — MQHKVEFFRHNIGDEEIARAMAVLNSLFLTTGEEVSLFESRLAEYLALPHAVGLTSATAGLHLSLLALGVGAGHEVITTPLSFVASANAILMAGARPVFVDVEDETGNIDASLVEGAITEKTRAILPVHLYGSMCDMRRLREIADRHRLVIVEDCAHALEASRDGVRVGHLGDTAVFSFYATKSITSGEGGAVATRHGRCAGGLKMLRSHGIESDAHDRYTRLYRHYDMVLLGWKYNMDNLQAALLIPQLARAEEYLARRSLIAARYEEAFSRLEGVSFPHVPQGARSGRHLFTIQVDPHLRDRLLWALQERNIGVAVNFRAIHLMSYYRETFGFQRGMFPRAERIGDSTLSLPLYPKLTDGEISRVIEAMEESLAGLKKG, encoded by the coding sequence ATGCAGCACAAGGTGGAGTTTTTCCGTCACAACATAGGGGACGAGGAGATCGCAAGGGCCATGGCGGTCCTCAATTCCCTTTTCCTCACCACGGGCGAGGAAGTATCACTCTTTGAGTCCAGGCTTGCGGAATACCTGGCCCTCCCCCATGCCGTGGGCCTTACAAGCGCCACGGCAGGCCTGCATCTATCCCTTCTTGCCCTTGGTGTCGGTGCCGGCCACGAGGTTATCACCACGCCTCTCTCCTTCGTCGCCTCGGCCAATGCAATCCTGATGGCAGGGGCGCGGCCTGTCTTTGTCGATGTGGAGGATGAGACGGGGAACATTGACGCTTCCCTCGTGGAGGGCGCCATCACGGAGAAGACAAGGGCCATACTCCCCGTGCACCTCTACGGGTCCATGTGCGATATGAGGCGCCTTCGGGAAATAGCCGACAGGCATCGCCTCGTGATTGTAGAGGACTGTGCCCACGCCCTGGAAGCGTCCCGTGACGGGGTAAGGGTGGGCCACCTCGGTGACACGGCCGTCTTCAGCTTCTATGCCACCAAGAGCATCACGAGCGGCGAGGGAGGCGCCGTGGCGACCCGCCACGGCAGGTGTGCCGGCGGGCTCAAGATGCTCCGCTCCCACGGCATAGAGTCTGATGCCCATGACCGCTATACCCGCTTATACCGCCACTATGACATGGTGCTTCTCGGGTGGAAATACAACATGGATAACCTCCAGGCAGCGCTGCTCATTCCGCAGCTTGCCCGTGCCGAGGAGTATCTCGCGAGGCGCTCACTGATAGCCGCCCGTTATGAAGAGGCTTTTTCACGTCTTGAAGGAGTGAGCTTCCCTCATGTGCCTCAGGGCGCCCGGAGCGGCAGGCACCTTTTCACCATCCAGGTTGATCCGCACCTCCGCGACAGGCTCCTGTGGGCTCTCCAGGAGCGCAATATCGGCGTGGCCGTCAATTTCAGGGCGATTCATCTGATGAGCTACTACCGTGAGACGTTCGGCTTTCAGAGGGGGATGTTCCCCCGGGCCGAGAGAATAGGGGACTCCACCCTTTCGCTTCCCCTCTATCCAAAGCTCACCGACGGGGAAATCTCCCGGGTCATCGAGGCCATGGAAGAGAGCCTCGCCGGATTAAAGAAGGGGTGA
- a CDS encoding IPT/TIG domain-containing protein, with product MKNTKSTLLPALVVILLLAGLVAGCGGDYNKGNNSYPYYGPTSSTSTTTPSPIVTGVTNSSGGATISPGNDCTVSGVGFGNTRSESVRASSSVRFVKTDGTYVEATAYKSWSNTSITCTVPTALQYGEQYTVVVIIVTATGDLSSNTTASAANTVVPSSSNPPQITSISPQTSAQGASLTITGVNFGSSQGSGYVRFQKGTDTPVSQSTVTSWSATQVVCIIPGTAPTGNISVYVRSNTGELSNAASLTIASSTSPIITSITPSTVTQGASTSITITGNNFESTQGSGYIAFQKGTDTAIQQTTTSSWSTTAVVCKVPSAVSSGVISVTVHTSGGVTSTAQNITVTSSSGPSITSISPSSISQGSATTLTINGVRFGSQKGSVSFQKGTETPITQSTTISWTSTKITCATPSDVYSNSGTYNVTVTSSQGESSGAATLTVGGSTSGKIYALFVGIDAYPDSPLNYCVSDINGLKSCLTSSSTWSGADITTLTDAAATKSGIQSAIATIVGKVGANDMFFMQYSGHGSNSGSNYYIVPVDGDSAATCISNTELDTWLTPLNSSSKKCMIFDSCHSGGFIGKGLPPGTRIRYKAIRGSDPNFKGPGFTKALQSLPNLVFLAACQGSELSLESSSLQHGVFTYYVMQGLGDGTTIGPAAAMGATTISAQDAFNYADPLVKAYVDDGSQNPQMQNNYSSGLTIK from the coding sequence ATGAAGAACACTAAGAGCACTCTGCTCCCGGCCCTCGTGGTGATTCTGCTGCTCGCCGGCCTCGTGGCAGGCTGCGGGGGAGACTACAACAAGGGCAACAATTCCTATCCCTATTACGGCCCCACTTCATCGACTTCCACCACCACCCCGAGCCCCATTGTGACCGGCGTCACCAACAGCTCGGGCGGTGCGACCATCTCCCCCGGCAATGACTGTACCGTGAGCGGTGTGGGCTTCGGCAACACGCGCAGCGAGTCGGTGAGAGCTTCAAGCTCCGTGAGGTTCGTAAAAACTGACGGCACCTATGTGGAAGCCACCGCTTACAAGTCATGGAGCAATACGTCGATTACCTGCACCGTTCCTACAGCCCTCCAGTACGGTGAGCAGTATACCGTCGTAGTGATAATAGTGACGGCAACAGGAGATCTCTCTTCAAACACTACGGCATCAGCGGCGAATACCGTGGTGCCCTCATCCTCGAACCCTCCGCAGATCACCAGCATTTCGCCGCAGACATCGGCGCAGGGCGCATCGCTCACCATCACGGGCGTCAACTTCGGCTCTTCACAGGGCAGCGGCTACGTGAGGTTCCAGAAAGGCACCGACACGCCGGTGAGCCAGAGCACCGTCACCTCGTGGAGCGCCACCCAGGTGGTCTGCATCATCCCGGGGACCGCCCCCACAGGAAATATAAGCGTCTATGTGCGCTCAAACACCGGTGAGCTGAGCAATGCCGCATCCCTTACCATAGCGAGCAGCACCTCGCCCATCATCACCTCGATCACCCCCTCCACCGTCACCCAGGGCGCCTCAACATCCATCACCATCACCGGCAACAACTTCGAAAGCACCCAGGGCTCAGGCTATATCGCCTTCCAGAAAGGCACCGACACGGCAATACAGCAGACCACCACGAGCAGCTGGTCTACGACCGCCGTGGTATGCAAAGTGCCCTCGGCGGTCTCATCAGGAGTGATAAGCGTCACGGTGCACACAAGCGGAGGTGTGACAAGCACCGCTCAAAACATTACCGTCACGAGCAGCTCCGGCCCAAGCATTACCAGCATCTCGCCCAGTTCCATCTCCCAGGGCTCTGCAACGACTCTCACCATCAACGGCGTGCGCTTCGGCAGCCAGAAAGGCTCTGTCTCCTTCCAGAAAGGCACGGAGACACCCATCACGCAGAGCACCACCATTTCCTGGACAAGCACAAAAATCACCTGTGCCACGCCTTCTGACGTGTATTCCAATTCAGGCACTTACAATGTGACGGTGACAAGCTCTCAAGGCGAGTCGAGCGGCGCCGCCACGCTCACCGTGGGCGGAAGCACAAGCGGCAAGATCTATGCCCTCTTTGTGGGCATCGATGCTTACCCGGACAGCCCCCTCAATTACTGCGTCAGCGACATAAACGGCTTGAAGAGCTGCCTCACTTCGAGCTCCACCTGGAGCGGAGCCGACATCACCACCCTCACCGATGCCGCGGCGACAAAGAGCGGCATCCAGAGCGCCATCGCCACCATTGTGGGAAAGGTGGGCGCAAACGACATGTTCTTCATGCAATACTCGGGCCACGGCTCAAACTCAGGAAGCAACTACTATATCGTGCCCGTTGACGGTGACAGTGCCGCGACCTGCATCAGCAACACCGAGCTTGACACGTGGCTCACCCCTCTGAACAGCAGCTCCAAGAAGTGCATGATCTTCGACAGCTGCCACTCGGGCGGCTTCATAGGCAAGGGCCTGCCCCCGGGAACAAGGATAAGGTACAAGGCCATCAGGGGCTCTGACCCCAATTTCAAGGGGCCCGGCTTCACCAAAGCTCTTCAGTCCCTCCCGAACCTGGTGTTCCTTGCGGCCTGCCAGGGTTCGGAGCTCTCCCTTGAAAGCTCCTCCCTCCAGCACGGCGTATTCACCTACTACGTGATGCAGGGGCTCGGTGACGGAACGACCATCGGCCCCGCCGCCGCCATGGGGGCGACCACCATAAGCGCACAGGACGCCTTCAACTACGCCGATCCGCTGGTGAAAGCCTACGTGGACGACGGCTCCCAGAATCCCCAGATGCAGAATAACTACTCGTCGGGTCTTACGATAAAGTAA
- a CDS encoding caspase family protein — protein sequence MRKRTLLSLLAPLLCLLAIGLVINGCSSYGSGSPFNATAYTVDEGGGGGDITTTLYGRVQGENGVPVSNATVTIARTFVDANGNSWTTTARTNSQGDFTATLYTLVPYNVNISGGTCGGSQSLGTVNVAFTPTSINPVRVFSKPSGAGTTTMTIPQPVTCTASARGTKATSVALSWNASSEPGFSCYRIYRSTTKGATGIDANLVTTITTQGTTGFTDTPGNAGTYYYRLYVYTSLANNLYCGAASDEVSATIDTATTLQATSVLGFYATKFSTTSQGVYALVYPHTSTGIPSGTYTVALPGGTTENLAVNAYAGYSTIVGRTYYGYPIVGSYGSKTTTEESYQVKSGMNPSPATGSYTITSPLGDAPITASQGIPSALEVTSTVNNDGTISVSWTSLGSNYRYKIMAITEGTTTPGSTETTHQARWCNVDPEMVSPINKPQEFVATGKDQLSQATSCTIPAVFTNKSKVYVQVTAYDVSATTYSAVSSTMGKMALYFSETTTGPHTIVGGPSGSGGIYALFVGINKYTDPSNDLGECVNDVNGMKESLTQSSLWNGATVETLTDYDATKTAIMSKISSLGAQAGSGSLFFFYYSGHGTNDGSQSYIVPTDASSYSGCIGANELQTALSSVSGNKCIIFDSCNSGGFVNKAKGDKVRFMRMAKSQERFSGTDFAKALEQLSNLVFMGACKGSELSVESPSLGHGAFTYYLIQGLGSGSTIGSADSNKDGTISASELFNYSSPLTTVYNPDQNPVLQNNYSGELEIKQ from the coding sequence ATGAGAAAAAGAACGTTATTGAGCCTCCTGGCTCCCCTTCTCTGCCTGCTTGCCATCGGACTCGTAATCAACGGATGCAGCAGCTACGGGAGCGGAAGCCCCTTCAATGCCACTGCCTACACCGTTGACGAGGGAGGAGGCGGCGGTGACATCACTACGACACTTTACGGAAGGGTGCAGGGCGAGAATGGCGTCCCCGTGTCAAATGCCACGGTCACTATCGCAAGAACTTTCGTTGATGCCAACGGCAACTCATGGACCACCACCGCCCGCACCAACTCACAGGGAGATTTCACGGCGACCCTTTATACCCTTGTCCCTTACAATGTGAACATCTCGGGCGGCACCTGCGGCGGATCCCAGAGCCTCGGCACGGTGAACGTCGCTTTCACCCCCACCAGCATCAATCCCGTGAGGGTATTCTCCAAGCCTTCAGGCGCCGGCACCACGACAATGACCATTCCCCAGCCTGTCACCTGCACCGCCTCGGCGAGGGGTACAAAGGCAACCTCCGTGGCCCTTTCGTGGAATGCCTCATCGGAGCCCGGTTTCTCATGCTACCGGATCTACCGCAGCACCACCAAGGGCGCGACAGGCATTGATGCAAACCTGGTGACGACCATCACGACCCAGGGAACGACGGGCTTCACCGACACCCCCGGCAACGCGGGTACTTATTATTACAGGCTCTATGTCTATACAAGCCTGGCGAATAATCTTTACTGCGGGGCTGCAAGCGACGAGGTGAGCGCCACCATCGACACGGCCACGACCCTCCAGGCCACGTCAGTGCTGGGATTCTATGCAACCAAGTTCTCGACGACAAGCCAGGGTGTCTATGCCCTTGTCTATCCCCACACTTCAACAGGCATACCGTCGGGAACCTACACGGTGGCTCTCCCGGGCGGAACGACGGAGAACCTCGCGGTGAATGCCTATGCCGGCTATAGTACAATCGTGGGAAGAACTTACTATGGTTATCCCATCGTCGGCTCATACGGCTCGAAAACCACCACGGAAGAGAGCTACCAGGTCAAGTCAGGGATGAACCCTTCACCGGCCACAGGCTCCTACACCATCACCTCTCCCCTCGGCGACGCACCAATCACCGCCTCCCAGGGGATCCCTTCGGCACTCGAGGTGACGAGCACGGTAAATAACGACGGCACTATCAGCGTGAGCTGGACAAGCCTCGGAAGTAACTACCGCTATAAAATCATGGCCATCACCGAAGGGACGACCACGCCGGGAAGCACCGAGACCACCCATCAGGCCCGCTGGTGCAACGTCGATCCCGAGATGGTCTCCCCCATAAATAAACCCCAGGAGTTTGTCGCCACCGGGAAGGATCAGCTCTCCCAGGCCACGTCATGCACCATCCCCGCCGTCTTTACCAACAAGAGCAAGGTATATGTACAGGTCACCGCCTATGACGTGAGCGCCACCACCTACTCGGCGGTGAGCAGCACCATGGGCAAGATGGCCCTTTATTTCTCTGAGACCACCACGGGCCCCCACACCATCGTGGGCGGCCCCTCCGGAAGCGGCGGCATCTATGCCCTCTTCGTGGGCATCAATAAATACACTGACCCCAGTAATGATCTCGGGGAGTGCGTGAACGACGTGAACGGGATGAAGGAATCCCTCACCCAGAGCTCCCTCTGGAACGGTGCCACCGTCGAGACCCTCACCGATTACGATGCCACCAAGACGGCCATAATGAGCAAAATCTCGTCACTGGGCGCCCAGGCAGGCTCAGGCAGCCTCTTCTTCTTCTATTACTCAGGCCACGGCACAAATGACGGAAGCCAGTCCTACATCGTCCCCACTGACGCCTCCAGTTACAGCGGCTGTATCGGGGCAAACGAGCTGCAGACTGCCCTGAGCAGCGTGTCAGGCAACAAGTGCATCATCTTTGACTCCTGCAACTCCGGCGGCTTTGTCAACAAGGCAAAAGGTGACAAGGTGCGCTTCATGAGAATGGCTAAGTCGCAGGAGCGCTTCTCAGGCACAGACTTTGCAAAAGCTCTTGAGCAGCTCTCAAACCTGGTATTCATGGGAGCCTGCAAAGGAAGTGAGCTCTCCGTCGAGAGTCCGAGCCTCGGCCACGGTGCTTTCACCTATTACCTCATCCAGGGACTCGGGAGCGGCAGCACCATTGGCTCTGCCGACTCCAACAAGGACGGCACCATATCGGCCAGCGAGCTATTCAATTATTCGTCGCCCCTCACCACGGTATACAACCCGGATCAGAACCCCGTGCTGCAGAACAACTACAGCGGGGAACTCGAGATAAAACAATAG